Part of the Shewanella eurypsychrophilus genome is shown below.
ACTTTCATCATTTGCACGCCCCATAACCATAAGGGATTGCATTAAGCTCATCGCCTCCCCGCCTTTACGGTAGACTTGATTATCAGCAAGGGTAACTATGATGACCCCGGCAGCAAGCAGCCTCAAAAACTGAAACATCGCTTGGTCAGGGTCTTGCCGACTTAATCTGTCGTGAGATTCGACCAGTAGATATGAGCCTCGGTCAACCTCTCCCTTCTCTGCCATTTCAATAAAGCGACCTAGCGCCCCGTCTTGATTTGCACCGCGAAAGGCGGAGACTCCTAAATCTCTCAGGCTGTCATCGAGATCCAGATTGTTAGCAGTAGCGTATGATTCGGCTAATTCAGTTTGACGCCTTAGGCTATCTCCTGACTCCTGTCGTGATGTACTAAAGCGCATATATGAGTATGCTTTGGCTTTGCTCATTGTTATAGTTACCTCATGATTTAATAGATAAGAGTTCCGATGACACAAGAAACAATTATGTACGGCATTTCTGCAAAAAGATGCGATACGGTACGTAAAGCCAGAAAATGGCTCCAAGCTAACCAACCTGATGTCACCTTCCATGATTTTCGTGAAGATGGCTTAGAGAAAGAACAGCTTGCTCGTTGGGTGGCTTCAATTGGTTGGGAACAACTATTCAATAAACGCAGTACCAGTTTTAGAAACCTCACTGATGCCGACAAGGCCGATATAAATCAAGATAAAGCGATAAGCCTGATGCTTGAGCACCCAACGCTAATCAAAAGACCCGTACTGGTCAATGGTGACAAAGTGCAGGTCGGCTTTAAAGAAGCAGAATATCAAGCCTGGTTTACCCTATGAGTCAGGATGTATTGATACTGGCACAAGAGCTGATCTCACGTCCCTCTGTCACCCCATTAGATGAAGGCTGCCAAAAGTTAATGGCCGACAGGCTGGCGATTGCGGGTTTTAACATTGAATCTATGGTGTTTGAAGACACCACCAATATGTGGGCAAGACGTGGCAAAGAGCTACCAGTATTTTGTTTTGCAGGTCACACCGATGTGGTTCCTGTTGGCGATCTAAACCGCTGGCATACTCCCCCTTTCGATCCAGTGGTTATCGACGGTTATCTCCATGGCCGCGGCGCAGCAGACATGAAAGGTTCACTGGCAGCAATGCTTGTCGCTACCGAACGTTTCGTCGAGAAGAACCCAGATCATAAGGGCTCTATTGCCTTCTTGATCACCAGTGATGAAGAGGGTCCTTTCATTAACGGTACAACTCGTGTCATCGATACGTTAGAAGCCCGTAATGAAAAGATCACTTGGTCTTTGGTTGGCGAGCCTTCATCAACACACAAACTCGGTGATATCGTTAAAAATGGTCGCAGAGGCAGCTTAACAGGTAATTTGACCATAAATGGCATTCAAGGTCATGTTGCCTACCCTCACCTTGCCGACAATCCCATTCATAAGTCTATGCATGCCTTAGATGAACTGACAAAAATGAAGTGGGATAACGGAAACGAGTTCTTTCCACCGACCAGCTTTCAGATTGCCAACATTAACGGCGGCACTGGCGCATCGAATGTGATCCCAGGCGCTTTAGAGGTCATGTTTAACTTCCGTTACTCGACCGAAGTAACCGCCGAAATACTGATCCAGCGCGTACTCAACATCTTAGATGCCCATGGCTTAGATTATGACATCAGCTGGATTTTCAACGGGCTCCCATTCCTAACGGGTGATGGACCCTTGTTAGAGGCTACACGTGAAGCTATCAAGCAAGTGACGGGCACAGATACCGACCCACAGACCTCGGGTGGCACATCTGATGGGCGTTTTATCGCACCAACGGGAGCCCAAGTGATTGAATTAGGCCCAGTGAATGCAACCATTCACAAAGTGAATGAATGTGTGAAAGTGGACGATATAGAGCAGCTTGCCCTTTGTTATGAAGTTATCCTGGAAAAATTACTTTGCCAGTAAATCGACAGCCTTATGGCCTTGAGCCTCAACATTTAGTTGAATACCAAGGCCATCAACTCGAATCCAAAACGGCTAAAGCATTGTCCAAAATGGTGACAGCGGCAGCGCGTGATAACATAGATATAAAAGTATGTTCTGGCTTCCGTGATTTTCATCGGCAGATGCAGATATGGAATAATAAAGCCAGTGGTACACGCCCTGTACTTGATAGCCATTCAAAGCCTGTGGAGCTGAGTAACAAGACTGCTAATGAGATCATCGACCTCATTTTACTTTGGTCAGCCTTGCCTGGAACGTCTCGCCACCATTGGGGAACTGACGTTGATCTTTTTGATGCGAACCAAATTGATCAAATCAACCTGAAACTCATACCATCAGAATATGAATCTGGCGGACCATGCTCCAACTTATACCATTGGCTATTAATCCATGCTAGTGACTTTGGCTTTTACTTCCCTTTCCAGTTAGGATTGAGTGGTGTCAGCCCTGAGCCTTGGCATCTTAGTTATTTTCCTGTGGCAAATACGATATTAGGTAGCTTTGAGCTTGAAACATTACGGCAAGTCATAACAGAGTCAGAGATTAAGTTCAGAGATGAGTTACTATACAGACTCGAATCTATAGTTCAGAATTATGTTTATCGAGTCGCACCGTCACCTGATGAGACTTGAGTGAGCATCTCCTTTCACTCAGGCGCTAGTACTCATCAGTATAATATTTTTAAAACAATATATTCAGTACATTACAGTAGGCAACATGAATTTTTCATCTTCGAAAAAGCACATAAAGATTGATAATCGACGTTTAAGTTATATCGATATTGGCACCGGCCCAGTACTCTTATTTGGCCATAGCTATCTTTGGGACTCACAGATGTGGGCACCTCAAATTGAATGCCTCTCTCAGCATTACCGCTGTATTGTTCCCGAGTTATGGGGCCATGGTGAAACAGATGCATTACCAGAGTCAACTCACTCTCTTAGACATATCAGCGCGCAAATGCTTGAGCTAATGGATGCATTATCTGTTGACTGCTTTAGCATCATCGGCTTGTCCGTTGGGGCCATGTGGGGAGCTGAATTGGCACTTCTAGCACCGACTCGAGTCAAGACCTTAGTCATGATGAATTCATTTATCGGTTATGAGCCTGAAGTGGCACGAGCTAAGTATTACACGATGCTTGATGTTATTAACAGCCAGCAAGCTGTCCCAGCTGAGCTGATCGAACAGATCGCACCGCTGTACTTTTGCAAAGATGCTAAAAATAAACACCCCGAACTATATGCAAACTTTGTTAAGTCACTGCAAAATCTTGATGCTGATCGAATAGAGAGTATTTTCAGGTTAGGGAAAATTATTTTTGGCCGCAGAGATACCATGGATGACATAGAAAATCTTACCTTGCCGTGCCTTATTATGACTGGGGTTGAAGACACAGTCAGACCCGTACTCGAAAGCTATTTAATGCATGATGCCATCGACGGCAGTGAATTTATCAATATTCCTAATGCGGGTCATATTTCATCTTTAGAAGAGCCTGAATTTGTCAATAATCAGCTGATGAACTTTCTTGGTAAACACCTCAAATAAGCAAAGCTATACTGTTAGCCGGACCAGAACACCCTGTGTTCTGGTTTTGTTTATTATCAAACTTAAGCCTTTCTTTCAAAAAACGGCCATGCCAAACACCCTTACAGCTATAAAATATCACTATTAACGCAGGCGAAAACATACCCGTTAATTATTAATTAATATTAATTGGTTATCTTACTGAATAGACCAGCACGGCTTAGAATCAATGCTAGAATACTGATTCGACTTGACTGACAAGTCTCACTTCTTAACTGTATACTTTTGAGAACAATGAAAATACTAAAACCACTTTTTGATAATAATCGCCGTTGGGCTGAACGTATCGTACAAGAGAAACCTGACTTTTTTGAACAGCTCGCAACCCAACAAAATCCTGAATACCTGTGGATTGGCTGCTCTGATAGCCGCGTACCTTCCAATCAGATTATCGACTTGATGCCAGGTGAAGTTTTCGTTCACCGTAACATCGCCAATATGGTGATCCATACCGATTTAAACTGTTTATCTGTGCTTCAGTATGCCGTTGAAGTATTAAAAGTAAAACACATCATGGTCGTTGGTCACTACGGCTGTGGTGGCGTCAAAGCGTCAATGGGTACAGAGCGATTGGGCCTGATTGACAATTGGTTAGGTCATATTAGAGATATTCATCGACTTCACAGTGAAGAACTGAACAAACTCGAAGGTGATGAAAAATTTGACCGCCTTTGCGAACTTAATGTTATCGAACAGGTAGGTAATGTCAGTAGCACCAACATAGTCCAAGATGCTTGGGAACGTGGTCAAAATGTTTCGGTACATGGTTGGATTTATGGCATAGACAATGGTCTGTTATCTGATTTAGACGTTACTGTCGATAACGAACAATTTAGGCCAAAGTAAATAGCCAGACCCGTTCAGCCCTAAACGTTATAGAATTTTTAGGGCTAGATGTGCACACTTTATACGTTCACAGCATAATTTAAGGTTTTTAGTTAAATATTCCTTAATAAACATCGCAGTTTCTCTTCCAACCCAGTTATAATCCTCTAGTTATGATTTATTTCTCGCGCAGATAAGCGCAGCGAATTCTAAGGAAATTTCCATGCCCGGTTTTGAATTATTTGGTCCTGAAGAGAAGCAAGAAGTTGCAGATGTAATGGAGAACGGTTTCACCTTCCGTTATAACTTTGATCATATGCGTAATGACCGCTGGAAAACGCGTGAGATGGAGCAACTGCTTTGTGAAAAGATGAATGTAAAACACGCTCATCTTCTTTCAAGTGGTACTGCTGCATTACAAACTGCACTTGCTGCTGCAGGCATTGGCGCTGGAGATGAAGTTATCGTTCCGCCGTTTACTTTTGTTGCTTCTGTTGAAGCGGTATTTATGGCTGGTGCGGTACCTATTTTTGCCGAGATTGATGAAACATTATGTCTTTCACCTGAAGGCATTGAAGCTGCCATTACCCCACGCACTAGAGCCGTTAACCTAGTTCATATGTGTGGCTCTATGGGTAAGCTAGATGAAATTAAAGCTGTCTGTGAAAAGCACGACTTAGTGCTTCTAGAAGATGCTTGTCAAGCCATCGGCGGCACCTACAAGGGTCAGGCTCTGGGCACTATTGGTGATGTGGGTTGTTACTCATTTGATTCTGTAAAAACCATCACCTGTGGCGAAGGCGGAGCAGTTATCACTAACAGCGAAACCATCTATAACCATGCACACATGTTTTCAGATCACGGCCATGACCATGTTGGTAATGACCGCGGCGCAGAAGGTCATCCTATTATGGGCTTGAACTTCCGTATCTCTGAAATGAACTCAGCGATGGGCTTAGCGCAGCTGCGTAAGCTAGATACCATCATCGACATTCAGCGTAGAAACAAACGTACCATTAAAACTGCAATGGCAGATATCAGTGAAGTCAGCTTCCGTGAACTTCCCGATGCTGATGGTGACTCAGCAGGCTTCCTGACCTTTATGATGTCTTCTGAAGAACGTACCATTGAGATCAACAAGAAGCTGGCCGAAAACGGCGTCGATGGCTGTTTCTACTGGTATGTTAACAACTGGCACTACCTGTCAAACTGGAAACATATCCAAGAGCTAAAATCATGCTCTGCTCTACCGATCACGTTAATCGAAAACCGCCCGGACTACACTAAGGTTTCAGTGCCTAAGTCTGATGCTATCATGAGCAAAACTATCTCTATGTTGATTAAGCTTTCTTGGACTGAAGAAGAGATTGCCCAGCGTATTGAAAATATTAAGAAAGCTTTTTCTTAATCGCTTGAATCACATATTTCTATTGCGCCTTAATTAAGGCGCAATTCCACTTTTTACAGTAATAATCTCAACGGAGAATGTTGTAATGAGTTTTAAAAATTTCAAATGCGTACCTAAAATGATTTTTGGTCGCGGTTCATTTGTAGACTTAGATCTGGTATTGAGCGAAGAACGTCAATCAACTGATGACTTCGTCGTTTTTCTTGTCGACGATGTGCATCAAGACAAGCCTTTAGCCGGGCGTGTTCCTGTTAAAAATCATGATCTACTTATCTATGTCAATGTTGACGACGAGCCTTCGA
Proteins encoded:
- a CDS encoding arsenate reductase yields the protein MTQETIMYGISAKRCDTVRKARKWLQANQPDVTFHDFREDGLEKEQLARWVASIGWEQLFNKRSTSFRNLTDADKADINQDKAISLMLEHPTLIKRPVLVNGDKVQVGFKEAEYQAWFTL
- the dapE gene encoding succinyl-diaminopimelate desuccinylase; this encodes MSQDVLILAQELISRPSVTPLDEGCQKLMADRLAIAGFNIESMVFEDTTNMWARRGKELPVFCFAGHTDVVPVGDLNRWHTPPFDPVVIDGYLHGRGAADMKGSLAAMLVATERFVEKNPDHKGSIAFLITSDEEGPFINGTTRVIDTLEARNEKITWSLVGEPSSTHKLGDIVKNGRRGSLTGNLTINGIQGHVAYPHLADNPIHKSMHALDELTKMKWDNGNEFFPPTSFQIANINGGTGASNVIPGALEVMFNFRYSTEVTAEILIQRVLNILDAHGLDYDISWIFNGLPFLTGDGPLLEATREAIKQVTGTDTDPQTSGGTSDGRFIAPTGAQVIELGPVNATIHKVNECVKVDDIEQLALCYEVILEKLLCQ
- a CDS encoding M15 family metallopeptidase, coding for MPVNRQPYGLEPQHLVEYQGHQLESKTAKALSKMVTAAARDNIDIKVCSGFRDFHRQMQIWNNKASGTRPVLDSHSKPVELSNKTANEIIDLILLWSALPGTSRHHWGTDVDLFDANQIDQINLKLIPSEYESGGPCSNLYHWLLIHASDFGFYFPFQLGLSGVSPEPWHLSYFPVANTILGSFELETLRQVITESEIKFRDELLYRLESIVQNYVYRVAPSPDET
- a CDS encoding alpha/beta fold hydrolase; the encoded protein is MNFSSSKKHIKIDNRRLSYIDIGTGPVLLFGHSYLWDSQMWAPQIECLSQHYRCIVPELWGHGETDALPESTHSLRHISAQMLELMDALSVDCFSIIGLSVGAMWGAELALLAPTRVKTLVMMNSFIGYEPEVARAKYYTMLDVINSQQAVPAELIEQIAPLYFCKDAKNKHPELYANFVKSLQNLDADRIESIFRLGKIIFGRRDTMDDIENLTLPCLIMTGVEDTVRPVLESYLMHDAIDGSEFINIPNAGHISSLEEPEFVNNQLMNFLGKHLK
- the can gene encoding carbonate dehydratase gives rise to the protein MKILKPLFDNNRRWAERIVQEKPDFFEQLATQQNPEYLWIGCSDSRVPSNQIIDLMPGEVFVHRNIANMVIHTDLNCLSVLQYAVEVLKVKHIMVVGHYGCGGVKASMGTERLGLIDNWLGHIRDIHRLHSEELNKLEGDEKFDRLCELNVIEQVGNVSSTNIVQDAWERGQNVSVHGWIYGIDNGLLSDLDVTVDNEQFRPK
- the kdnA gene encoding 8-amino-3,8-dideoxy-alpha-D-manno-octulosonate transaminase KdnA, with the translated sequence MPGFELFGPEEKQEVADVMENGFTFRYNFDHMRNDRWKTREMEQLLCEKMNVKHAHLLSSGTAALQTALAAAGIGAGDEVIVPPFTFVASVEAVFMAGAVPIFAEIDETLCLSPEGIEAAITPRTRAVNLVHMCGSMGKLDEIKAVCEKHDLVLLEDACQAIGGTYKGQALGTIGDVGCYSFDSVKTITCGEGGAVITNSETIYNHAHMFSDHGHDHVGNDRGAEGHPIMGLNFRISEMNSAMGLAQLRKLDTIIDIQRRNKRTIKTAMADISEVSFRELPDADGDSAGFLTFMMSSEERTIEINKKLAENGVDGCFYWYVNNWHYLSNWKHIQELKSCSALPITLIENRPDYTKVSVPKSDAIMSKTISMLIKLSWTEEEIAQRIENIKKAFS